A stretch of the Duncaniella dubosii genome encodes the following:
- a CDS encoding pectinesterase family protein: MNAMKIKLITLLIMLLPAAMGLKVSAAEYKHDIYVNQDGSGDYTTITEALEGIRAYMDYTVTVHIANGTYKEKIIIPSWLKNVSFIGEDPEKTVITFDHHANIDKMGTFRTYTVRVDANDVLFKNLTIENNAPQLGQAVALHTEGDKIRFVNCRFLGNQDTIFTGGKNARLYFADCYIEGTTDFIFGPATAYFKNCDIFSKRDSYITAASTPGDVRFGYIFDSCKLRAADNVKKVYLGRPWRPYAHTVFINCEMGSHIRPEGWHNWNNADNERTARYGEYGSHGPGAAQSGRVGWAMNITDADAAAYRSLTEVFSVTSGWNPTK, from the coding sequence TTCTTCCGGCAGCAATGGGACTCAAGGTCTCCGCTGCCGAATACAAGCATGATATCTATGTCAACCAAGACGGTTCGGGCGACTACACAACAATCACCGAAGCCCTCGAAGGAATCCGTGCCTATATGGACTATACGGTTACCGTCCACATCGCCAACGGCACATATAAAGAAAAAATAATCATTCCCTCTTGGCTTAAAAATGTAAGCTTCATCGGTGAAGACCCGGAAAAGACCGTCATAACCTTCGACCATCACGCAAACATCGACAAGATGGGCACATTCCGCACCTATACCGTGAGAGTCGATGCCAACGACGTGCTTTTCAAAAACCTGACAATCGAAAACAACGCCCCACAGCTCGGACAGGCCGTTGCTCTCCACACCGAAGGCGACAAGATACGTTTTGTCAACTGCCGTTTCCTTGGAAATCAGGACACGATTTTCACCGGAGGCAAAAACGCGCGCCTCTATTTTGCCGACTGCTACATCGAAGGGACAACCGACTTCATCTTCGGTCCGGCGACAGCCTATTTCAAGAACTGCGACATTTTCAGCAAGCGTGATTCCTATATCACAGCCGCCTCGACTCCCGGCGATGTCAGATTCGGCTACATATTCGACAGCTGCAAGCTCCGCGCTGCCGACAATGTGAAGAAAGTCTACCTCGGCCGTCCGTGGCGACCCTACGCCCACACGGTGTTCATCAACTGCGAGATGGGCTCGCACATCCGTCCCGAAGGCTGGCACAACTGGAACAACGCCGACAACGAACGCACAGCCCGCTACGGCGAATATGGCTCACACGGCCCTGGCGCAGCGCAGTCAGGACGTGTCGGCTGGGCGATGAATATCACCGATGCTGACGCAGCCGCCTACCGCAGTCTTACAGAAGTATTCTCTGTAACCTCCGGCTGGAATCCAACAAAATGA
- a CDS encoding UxaA family hydrolase yields the protein MKDFLKINLADNVAVAISPLSAGTTVNVDGDDITLVADIPAGHKFALCKIAEGENVIKYGFPIGHARHAVKKGAFLDHNDIKTNLEGQLDYSDISIDNPSPEAPGAALKGAEATFMGYERPDGQVGIRNEIWVIPTVGCVNGIAKQIVDRLNAETKAEGVDGIFAFPHNYGCSQLGDDHENTKKILRDMVLHPNAGGILVIGLGCENNQPKVFEEFCGDYDRNRVKFMVCQEVEGDEVEAGLEILRSLYEQARTFERTQQPASKLRIGLKCGGSDGFSGITANPLLGEFSDWLCEQQGGTTVLTEVPEMFGAETILMRRCADDKLLGETVSLINNFKEYFLSHGEPVGENPSPGNKAGGISTLEEKALGCTQKSGKSPVFGVMEYGERIHNHGLNLLSAPGNDLVASTALAAAGCQMVLFTTGRGTPFGTFVPTMKVSTNSGLAARKPTWIDFNAGRLAEDSTMADVLADFVAYVLKVASGEQVNSEKSGIHEISIFKNGVTL from the coding sequence ATGAAGGACTTTCTTAAAATCAATCTCGCCGACAACGTCGCAGTCGCAATCAGCCCGCTCTCGGCAGGCACGACTGTCAACGTCGACGGTGACGACATAACACTTGTGGCCGACATTCCTGCCGGCCACAAGTTCGCCCTTTGCAAAATCGCCGAGGGTGAAAACGTGATCAAATACGGTTTCCCTATCGGCCATGCACGCCACGCAGTGAAAAAGGGCGCGTTCCTTGACCACAACGACATCAAGACAAATCTTGAAGGTCAGCTCGACTATTCAGACATCTCTATCGACAACCCGTCGCCCGAAGCCCCCGGCGCTGCCCTCAAGGGAGCGGAAGCCACATTCATGGGCTACGAGCGTCCCGACGGTCAGGTCGGCATCCGCAACGAAATCTGGGTAATCCCCACCGTAGGCTGTGTCAACGGCATCGCAAAGCAGATTGTCGACCGTCTCAACGCCGAGACTAAGGCTGAAGGCGTGGACGGCATCTTCGCTTTCCCACACAACTACGGCTGTTCACAGCTCGGCGACGACCACGAGAACACCAAAAAGATTCTCCGCGACATGGTGCTCCACCCCAATGCGGGCGGAATCCTCGTCATCGGTCTCGGCTGCGAAAACAACCAGCCTAAGGTCTTTGAGGAATTCTGTGGCGACTATGACCGCAACCGTGTCAAATTCATGGTGTGTCAGGAAGTCGAGGGCGACGAAGTTGAAGCCGGCCTCGAAATCCTCCGCAGCCTCTACGAGCAGGCCCGCACCTTCGAGCGCACACAGCAGCCCGCGTCAAAACTCCGCATCGGCCTCAAGTGTGGCGGCTCTGACGGATTCTCGGGCATAACCGCCAACCCGCTCCTCGGAGAATTCTCCGACTGGCTCTGCGAACAGCAGGGTGGAACTACCGTGCTCACCGAAGTGCCCGAAATGTTCGGCGCCGAGACAATCCTCATGCGCCGCTGCGCCGACGACAAGCTTCTCGGCGAAACCGTCTCGCTCATCAACAACTTCAAGGAATACTTCCTCAGCCACGGAGAGCCCGTCGGCGAAAACCCCTCGCCCGGCAACAAGGCGGGAGGTATCTCCACTCTTGAAGAAAAAGCCCTCGGCTGCACCCAGAAGTCGGGCAAGAGCCCTGTATTCGGTGTGATGGAATACGGCGAACGCATCCACAACCACGGACTCAACCTCCTCTCCGCCCCCGGCAACGACCTCGTGGCTTCGACCGCGCTCGCTGCAGCAGGCTGCCAGATGGTGCTCTTCACAACAGGCCGTGGAACTCCATTCGGCACTTTCGTCCCCACGATGAAGGTTTCGACCAACTCCGGACTTGCCGCCCGCAAGCCGACATGGATCGACTTCAACGCCGGACGTCTCGCTGAGGACAGCACAATGGCTGATGTCCTCGCCGACTTCGTGGCCTACGTGCTCAAAGTAGCTTCAGGCGAACAGGTTAATTCCGAAAAGAGCGGCATCCACGAAATCTCGATTTTCAAAAACGGAGTCACACTCTGA
- the uxaC gene encoding glucuronate isomerase: MKPFMDENFLLQTETAQKLYHEHAAKMPIIDYHCHLIPKMVADDHRFKSITEIWLGGDHYKWRAMRSNGVDERFCTGTDTSDWEKFQKWAETVPYTFRNPLYHWTHLELKTAFGIDKLLNPETAREIFDECNDKLLNDPSMTARGLMRRYNVETVCTTDDPVDSLEYHKQVRESGFEIKMLPTWRPDKAMAVEVPAEFRAYVEKLAEVSGVEINKFNDMIDALQKRHDFFEEMGCRLSDHGIEEFYAEDYTDAEIEAIFDKVYGGKELTKEEILKFKSAMLVIFGEMDYESGWTQQFHYGAIRNNNTKMFKLLGPDTGFDSIGEFTTAKACAKFLDTLNTRGKLTKTILYNLNPCANEVIATMLGNFQDGTVAGKIQFGSGWWFLDQKDGMEKQMNALSLLGLLSRFVGMLTDSRSFLSYPRHEYFRRTLCNLVGNDVENGLIPYTGYEENRVNQMIEDICYNNAKNYFKF, translated from the coding sequence ATGAAACCTTTCATGGACGAAAACTTCCTGCTGCAGACCGAAACCGCACAGAAGTTATATCACGAACACGCAGCTAAAATGCCCATCATCGACTACCACTGCCACCTCATCCCCAAGATGGTTGCCGATGACCACCGCTTCAAATCAATCACCGAAATCTGGCTCGGCGGCGACCACTACAAGTGGCGTGCAATGCGCTCAAACGGCGTAGACGAACGCTTCTGCACCGGAACTGACACCTCTGACTGGGAAAAATTCCAGAAGTGGGCCGAAACCGTTCCCTACACCTTCCGTAACCCCCTCTACCACTGGACTCACCTCGAACTCAAGACAGCTTTCGGCATCGACAAGCTTCTCAACCCCGAGACCGCCCGTGAAATCTTTGATGAATGTAACGACAAGCTCCTCAACGATCCCTCGATGACCGCACGCGGACTCATGCGCCGCTACAACGTGGAGACTGTCTGCACCACCGACGATCCCGTCGACTCGCTCGAATACCACAAGCAGGTGCGCGAAAGCGGATTTGAAATCAAGATGCTCCCAACATGGCGTCCCGACAAGGCTATGGCCGTTGAAGTACCCGCCGAATTCCGCGCATACGTCGAGAAGCTCGCTGAAGTTTCAGGCGTTGAAATCAACAAGTTCAACGACATGATCGACGCTCTCCAGAAGCGCCACGACTTCTTCGAGGAAATGGGCTGCCGTCTCTCTGACCACGGCATCGAGGAATTCTATGCCGAAGACTACACCGATGCCGAAATCGAAGCAATCTTCGACAAGGTTTACGGCGGCAAAGAGCTCACCAAGGAAGAAATCCTCAAGTTCAAGAGCGCCATGCTCGTCATCTTCGGCGAAATGGACTACGAATCAGGCTGGACACAGCAGTTCCACTACGGAGCTATCCGCAACAACAACACCAAGATGTTCAAGCTCCTCGGCCCTGACACCGGTTTCGACTCGATCGGCGAATTCACCACTGCCAAGGCATGTGCCAAATTCCTCGACACACTCAACACCCGTGGCAAGCTCACAAAGACCATCCTCTACAACCTCAACCCCTGTGCCAACGAAGTTATCGCAACCATGCTCGGCAACTTCCAGGACGGCACTGTGGCCGGAAAGATCCAATTCGGTTCAGGCTGGTGGTTCCTTGACCAGAAAGACGGTATGGAGAAGCAGATGAACGCCCTCTCACTCCTCGGTCTGCTCAGCCGCTTCGTCGGCATGCTCACCGACTCGCGCTCGTTCCTCTCATACCCCCGCCACGAATATTTCCGCCGCACTCTCTGCAACCTCGTCGGAAACGACGTTGAAAACGGTCTCATCCCCTACACAGGCTACGAAGAAAACCGAGTAAACCAGATGATCGAGGATATCTGCTACAACAACGCCAAGAACTATTTCAAATTCTAA
- a CDS encoding zinc ribbon domain-containing protein codes for MALIYCSNCGKQVSDKASTCVHCSAALSPVQPQIQPQIQPQIQPQTAQQPFQQHTNATQQAVYVNVPTKQSNGIGTTGLVFSILGVFLGWIPVLGWIVWFLGVLFSFIGLFKSPRGTAIAGFIISFIWLIVLIFVIGSIASLSSFI; via the coding sequence ATGGCCCTTATCTATTGTTCCAATTGTGGAAAGCAGGTTTCAGACAAAGCCTCTACGTGCGTTCATTGCAGTGCAGCCCTGTCACCGGTACAACCGCAGATACAACCACAGATACAACCTCAAATTCAGCCTCAGACTGCCCAGCAACCATTCCAGCAGCACACAAATGCGACTCAACAGGCAGTTTACGTTAATGTTCCCACCAAGCAGTCCAACGGTATAGGCACTACCGGACTCGTTTTCTCCATTCTCGGAGTCTTCCTCGGATGGATACCTGTACTCGGATGGATTGTATGGTTTCTCGGTGTTCTTTTCAGTTTCATCGGTTTGTTCAAAAGTCCGCGTGGCACTGCTATCGCCGGTTTCATTATCTCATTCATATGGCTGATTGTTTTGATATTTGTAATCGGGTCTATCGCATCCCTTTCATCTTTTATTTAA
- a CDS encoding double zinc ribbon domain-containing protein — MKFKCNSCQHVFEHEADKNECFCPKCGNISRRTEEIEEEQSAVCSECGTIIPSDSTSCPVCGCPISATQHRHCDECGAEVSDSAQVCPQCGCPISAPISSQTSGIQYVDETGISEVSATDVQSQDSFDTISDSTTEQDKQKKYYYIIGGSVIALAVLGALIWFFTNRSSDADDDGDKHIVVAENLFFRSSPSAITDNNLINRLSYGTELKLLGREGDWAEVEVEGEHGYVGWRYILPDSSFTRLNRAWDTANIREIVDQNRSRLAVLDYINKHSLETGAPYWQIHYANEKGKMPNNVAWPDLKTCVINIRNSPS; from the coding sequence ATGAAATTCAAATGTAACTCATGTCAGCATGTGTTCGAGCATGAAGCGGACAAAAATGAATGTTTCTGTCCTAAATGCGGCAATATCAGCCGCCGGACAGAAGAAATAGAAGAGGAACAGTCTGCCGTGTGCAGTGAATGTGGAACAATAATTCCTTCAGATTCCACATCCTGCCCCGTTTGTGGCTGTCCCATATCTGCCACACAACACCGGCATTGCGATGAATGCGGTGCGGAGGTGTCTGATTCCGCACAGGTTTGTCCTCAATGCGGATGCCCCATTTCAGCTCCAATATCCTCACAGACATCTGGAATCCAGTACGTAGATGAGACCGGAATCTCCGAAGTCTCTGCGACTGACGTCCAGTCGCAGGACTCCTTCGATACCATTTCCGATAGCACGACTGAGCAGGATAAGCAAAAGAAATACTATTATATTATAGGAGGATCTGTCATCGCATTGGCTGTTTTAGGTGCTCTTATATGGTTCTTTACCAACCGTTCATCAGACGCTGATGACGACGGCGACAAACACATTGTAGTTGCCGAAAATCTTTTTTTCCGTTCATCACCATCTGCCATCACTGACAATAATCTGATTAACCGTCTTTCCTACGGAACCGAACTCAAACTGCTCGGTCGTGAAGGCGACTGGGCCGAGGTGGAAGTCGAAGGCGAACACGGTTATGTCGGCTGGCGCTACATCCTCCCCGATTCATCGTTCACACGTCTTAACCGGGCTTGGGACACGGCAAACATACGTGAGATCGTGGATCAGAACCGCTCGCGCCTCGCCGTGTTAGACTATATCAACAAACATTCACTCGAAACCGGCGCCCCCTACTGGCAGATTCACTACGCCAACGAAAAAGGCAAAATGCCAAACAATGTCGCATGGCCCGATCTGAAAACATGTGTGATAAATATCCGGAATTCGCCTTCATAA
- a CDS encoding energy transducer TonB, which translates to MTHERRMAIYSFNPDTEEPMLIYDQPVEYEGMIQDISIDRRGNIQISFTGNRIGAVEETNYDDYDPGCATLEELQEEANRESETIPEDIQDLIKTSELQIVSEETEDETIMPLVDQSKVYPSAEVAPQFPGGEAAMMRWISEHLKYPLMAQENNIQGRVIVGFTVTKTGKPEDFRIIRGKDQDLDKEALRVVKTLPDFIPGKIKGIPVDVTYTIPITFRLSSM; encoded by the coding sequence ATGACACACGAGCGCCGCATGGCAATCTACTCTTTTAATCCGGACACAGAAGAACCAATGCTTATCTATGACCAGCCTGTAGAATACGAGGGTATGATTCAAGACATCAGCATTGACCGTAGAGGCAATATCCAAATCAGCTTTACAGGAAACAGGATTGGCGCCGTCGAAGAAACCAATTACGACGATTATGATCCCGGATGTGCAACACTGGAAGAATTGCAGGAAGAAGCCAATCGAGAAAGCGAGACAATACCGGAAGATATACAGGACTTGATTAAGACCTCAGAACTCCAGATAGTCTCAGAAGAGACCGAAGATGAAACCATCATGCCGCTCGTCGATCAAAGTAAGGTGTATCCCTCCGCCGAAGTTGCCCCCCAGTTTCCCGGAGGCGAAGCTGCGATGATGCGCTGGATAAGCGAACACTTGAAATATCCACTTATGGCGCAAGAAAATAATATCCAAGGCCGTGTTATTGTTGGTTTCACAGTGACAAAGACCGGAAAACCCGAAGATTTCAGAATCATCCGAGGAAAAGACCAAGACCTTGACAAGGAAGCACTTCGTGTTGTAAAGACTCTTCCTGACTTCATTCCCGGAAAAATCAAGGGTATCCCTGTTGATGTCACATATACCATTCCAATCACATTTCGCCTGTCATCTATGTAA
- a CDS encoding SusC/RagA family TonB-linked outer membrane protein, translating into MKQRPKSLSSVLGSNNVDRKLACGVLAFALMGGTGMTAHAADSNRGGYLAAPQANSNKHTVSGVVVDESGEPMIGVSVIQEGTTTGIATDFDGRYTLTVPAGAVLNFSYIGYKSQSVKVGNQTTIDITMQPDTEVLDDVVVIGYGTVKKNDLTGSVSSVDTKALNAKGAPTALSALQGASPGVNIVQNTGRANGNFDIQIRGKSSINSGTTPLFVVDGVMCDNIDFLNPQDIERMDILKDASSTAIYGSRATAGVVMVTTRGGLNVNRNVKTSITYDGYYGINHATRMPDFMDGEEYYNYRLAKFMNNVTPFGPQTTYGPKTQVELGQALLQTVKNDYESPFRLKEMIANGETVDWPSLVTRDGSQQNHYLAIGGSSDSANYHFGIGYNGQEGLYRGDDSKTYTFKGSVDARINKVIEAGFTFNLARIDTSYADDGAISNAYRVNTFMQPYDSEGHLNRYPGAKGALGTDDHQFTDFVNPLYSMKNQTHEKRLYRALGNVYLQLNLMKGLNVKTTFSPSYSSSREGTFTGYIDPETGMTYAGGEPSSSEAKVINKNGFAYVWDNTINFNRTFNKVHNVNFMGLFSMEKSTSETYTYVANGVNENTDWWNMGSGTVNSSSGSGYTEYSMMSYALRANYNYDGKYFATATIRWDGSSKFADGHRWGSFPSGALAWRISQEEFLRDVSWIDNIKLRASYGKTGNNDGIGNFDFMVGVNGPYYYPFGPDYYQGFYPSGIVDKNLKWETSTEWDFGIDFGFLNSRINGTIDFYNKNSEHLLYPVELPLESGGGTMNTNIGKVRNRGFELSLNTVNITNRTFEWTTTLNFSLNRNRVNEINGTGNFASSSDVSKWLWIGFPYDNVYTWDWTGIVSDLNMVVPDHEIARAKGFTPGQTVRSCDYYYTCYGLTEGQPIIRDKDGNGIIDENDKVIFDSQPDFTASLSSNMTYNLPKKGGMIDFSFNLYASVGGKVASPFLGGDYYDYHDRGRGKMMFDYYIPAGTLIDCDGMRADGTYINPVYQTETHYGKWPTPNCGESDGIGTTLTYFQAARQVTDASFLKVKNITVGYTFAPQLLKHIGCNQARLYFTVTNPFVFTKYEGYDPEWAKAALKNQGPSVVSYQIGASIKF; encoded by the coding sequence ATGAAACAGAGACCAAAATCTCTATCATCCGTACTCGGATCAAACAATGTCGACAGAAAGTTGGCGTGCGGAGTGCTTGCATTCGCCCTCATGGGCGGAACAGGCATGACAGCCCATGCTGCCGACAGCAATAGGGGGGGATATTTAGCTGCCCCTCAAGCAAATAGCAACAAGCACACTGTCTCAGGTGTAGTCGTTGACGAAAGCGGCGAGCCGATGATCGGTGTGTCAGTAATCCAGGAAGGGACAACAACAGGCATCGCGACTGACTTCGACGGACGCTACACTCTCACCGTCCCCGCAGGCGCAGTCCTCAACTTCTCCTACATCGGTTACAAAAGCCAGAGTGTAAAGGTCGGCAACCAGACCACAATCGACATCACAATGCAGCCCGATACCGAAGTCCTCGACGACGTGGTGGTGATTGGCTACGGTACGGTTAAGAAAAACGACCTCACAGGTTCGGTTTCTTCCGTAGACACAAAAGCACTTAACGCAAAGGGCGCACCTACCGCTCTCTCGGCTCTTCAGGGTGCAAGCCCCGGTGTGAACATCGTGCAGAACACAGGCCGTGCCAACGGCAACTTCGACATCCAGATCCGCGGTAAGTCGTCAATCAACTCAGGCACCACTCCCCTCTTCGTAGTCGACGGAGTGATGTGTGACAACATCGACTTCCTCAACCCGCAGGACATCGAGCGCATGGACATCCTCAAGGATGCTTCGTCGACAGCCATCTACGGTTCGCGCGCCACAGCCGGTGTCGTGATGGTCACAACCCGAGGCGGACTCAACGTCAACCGCAACGTCAAGACATCCATCACATATGACGGCTACTACGGCATCAACCACGCCACACGTATGCCCGACTTCATGGACGGCGAGGAATACTACAACTACCGTCTCGCCAAATTCATGAACAACGTGACACCCTTCGGACCGCAGACGACCTATGGCCCGAAGACTCAGGTCGAGCTCGGACAGGCTCTTCTCCAGACCGTGAAAAACGACTATGAGTCACCTTTCCGTCTGAAGGAAATGATCGCAAACGGCGAGACCGTCGACTGGCCTTCACTCGTCACCCGCGACGGCAGCCAGCAGAACCACTATCTTGCCATCGGCGGCAGCAGTGACAGTGCGAACTACCACTTCGGCATCGGCTACAACGGACAGGAAGGTCTCTATCGCGGTGACGATTCCAAGACCTACACCTTCAAGGGTTCGGTCGACGCACGCATCAACAAAGTGATCGAAGCCGGCTTCACCTTCAACCTCGCACGCATCGACACATCATATGCCGACGACGGCGCAATCTCAAACGCCTACCGTGTCAACACCTTCATGCAGCCCTACGACTCTGAAGGCCACCTCAACCGCTATCCCGGTGCGAAAGGCGCTCTCGGAACTGACGACCACCAGTTCACAGACTTCGTCAACCCCCTCTACTCGATGAAGAACCAGACTCACGAGAAGCGTCTCTACCGCGCACTCGGTAATGTCTACCTGCAGCTCAATCTCATGAAGGGTCTCAATGTCAAGACGACATTCTCACCCTCCTACAGCAGCTCACGTGAAGGCACATTCACCGGCTACATCGATCCCGAGACCGGCATGACCTACGCCGGCGGCGAACCGTCGTCGAGCGAGGCAAAGGTAATCAACAAGAACGGCTTCGCCTATGTCTGGGACAACACAATCAATTTCAACCGCACCTTCAACAAGGTTCACAACGTCAACTTCATGGGGCTCTTCTCTATGGAAAAGAGCACTTCGGAGACCTACACCTATGTGGCCAACGGTGTGAATGAGAACACCGACTGGTGGAATATGGGGTCAGGCACTGTCAACTCAAGCTCTGGCTCAGGATATACCGAATACAGCATGATGTCATATGCGCTCCGTGCAAACTACAACTACGACGGCAAATACTTCGCCACCGCCACAATCCGCTGGGACGGTTCGTCGAAATTCGCCGACGGGCACCGCTGGGGCTCATTCCCCTCAGGAGCGCTCGCTTGGCGTATCAGCCAGGAAGAATTCCTCCGCGATGTAAGCTGGATTGACAACATCAAACTCCGCGCCAGCTACGGTAAGACCGGTAACAACGACGGTATCGGCAACTTCGACTTCATGGTCGGTGTCAACGGTCCGTACTACTATCCCTTCGGCCCGGACTACTATCAGGGTTTCTATCCCTCGGGCATCGTCGACAAGAACCTCAAGTGGGAGACCTCTACAGAATGGGACTTCGGTATCGACTTCGGCTTCCTCAACAGCCGTATCAACGGTACGATCGACTTCTACAACAAGAATTCCGAACACCTCCTCTATCCCGTCGAACTTCCCCTTGAATCAGGAGGCGGGACAATGAACACCAACATCGGTAAGGTGCGCAACCGCGGTTTCGAACTTTCACTCAACACCGTCAACATCACCAACCGCACATTCGAGTGGACCACCACCCTCAACTTCTCGCTCAACCGCAACCGTGTCAACGAAATCAACGGTACAGGCAACTTCGCGTCATCAAGCGACGTTTCCAAGTGGCTCTGGATCGGCTTCCCGTATGACAACGTCTACACATGGGACTGGACAGGCATCGTCAGCGACCTCAACATGGTTGTCCCCGACCATGAAATCGCCCGCGCCAAAGGCTTCACCCCCGGCCAGACTGTCCGCTCTTGCGACTACTACTATACCTGCTACGGTCTGACCGAAGGCCAGCCCATCATCCGCGACAAGGACGGCAACGGTATAATCGACGAAAATGACAAGGTCATCTTCGACAGCCAGCCCGACTTCACCGCCAGCCTTTCGTCAAACATGACCTACAACCTTCCCAAGAAGGGCGGCATGATCGACTTCTCGTTCAACCTCTATGCAAGCGTCGGCGGCAAGGTGGCATCTCCATTCCTCGGCGGCGACTACTATGACTACCATGACCGTGGACGCGGCAAGATGATGTTTGACTACTACATCCCTGCCGGTACACTCATCGACTGCGACGGTATGCGCGCCGACGGTACATACATCAACCCCGTCTACCAGACCGAGACCCACTACGGCAAGTGGCCCACACCCAACTGTGGCGAATCTGACGGTATCGGAACAACCCTCACCTACTTCCAGGCCGCCCGTCAGGTGACCGACGCATCATTCCTCAAAGTGAAAAACATCACCGTCGGCTACACCTTCGCTCCCCAGCTGCTCAAGCACATCGGCTGCAATCAGGCCCGTCTCTATTTCACAGTGACCAACCCCTTCGTGTTCACAAAATATGAAGGCTACGACCCCGAATGGGCAAAAGCCGCTCTCAAGAACCAAGGTCCGAGCGTTGTCTCTTATCAGATTGGCGCAAGCATTAAATTCTAA